CCAGAATCTTGGGACACCACAGTATTAGAGTACTCATGGAATGGGACCTCTATCTCAGTAGCCAAAGATGCCTCTTTCATAGAATTTTGGCGTGCAGTATTTTTGTTTGTCACCACTTTTTCTTGATCTGAGCGACTACTTCTGTTTCCCTTCCCAAGTCGGTTCACCACATTATTGTTGGTTGAATAATCAAAATGCTGTTGAAGAGGTGAACCAGGAAGGGGTGGGGACAGACCATCTTTAACTGGCCGCTGAACAGAGTTGATGACATCTCTTGGAGTAATCGAAGCATCTGGACTGGTATCATCCTCGCAGGTACTTGGAGATGAAGTGTGGAAGTTATTCATTTCTTGATGATTCATTGAGTTAAAACCCTGGCCTGTTAATAATGCAATTGGATCCGTATCTACTGCTTGGAAGTCATAACCAGAATCATCATAATCATCAGAAGAGAAATTAGCATTTATCCTGCTCATACGGCCATGGGAGTATGAAGTATTTTCTTTAAGCATCTCTGTAAAGCTATCATCATCCTCTGTTGCAATTTGTGTTACTTCTGTGTTAACAGAAAGAACAAGTTTCTTGTTTACAATAGCAAAATTTATTACTGTAGAACATGCACCGCACCGGATCATTTGTTGATTCTTCCCCAAAAGCAATGCTTTCTTGGGAACTTGCAGTAGTTCAAAGCAATTAAAGCAAGTAAAAAATGGAGCACCACCAATTATGGGACGATAGCATCGACCACCACTGGCTAATACCACTCTCCGAGGTCGATAGCGAGCAAAACCACCAATTTCAGAGTTATGATCACTTGGCCATCTTGTGTGGGACTGGGGACCACGAAAATCCAATGGAGGAACAGTAGTCCTAGAATTGTGAACATGTGGACCAAAAGCCCCAAGGTTTTCACGTTGGTACAGCATAGGATTGTTTGAAACATCAGGGAACCTTTTATTACAGAAAGGGATGGGTGGAACTGGTGCTGAAACTCCCTGATATCTCTCATAACAATGGAAACAAGAACATGAGGGCTGGCGAAAGGTTGCATTGGATGTGTATGGCTCAAATGGATCAGGATTAGCGTCAAAGATATGCCTAGAGAAATATTGACAGGATGGTTGTTGGTATTGTCCAGATAACTGATGTGAAGCTCTTTTGGGCACAAATGTATCCCCAAATCCAGGAATCTGATTTGACTTCTCCATTGAAGGATGGAAACTATGCATGGCCACTTCATGTGCATTGGTATAAGGAAAGGGATCAGGGCGATGCTGGAAATAAGGAGGCCTGGCTGCATGTTTATCAGGAGCAAAAAACTGCATCGAAGCTCTATCAGGCATTGATGAAGCAGCTGGAAACCAAGTATCAGAATCAGCATAAGAATCTGGTGGAGCCATCCTCCCATTAATAGGAAGCTTCTCCTTGGTTTTATCAGCCACATCATAGGACCTACTGAGTTGTTCCTTTAGCTCGTCCAATTTCCTGAGAAGCTCTGCTCGATCTTTTTTAAGGTGTTGAACTTTATTAGCTCCAACATGATCGTCATGATTCCCCAATGGCTCTCCATTACCATAGGAAGACTCCAAATTGTAATTAGAAGGGCCCTCGTCTGAGTAGTTTGAAGTAGAAAATCTCACACCTTCAACCTCAGTTCTCATGACTCTTTGATGCCCCTCCATTTCACCACTCTCCCCACGTTCCCAGCCCGACATCTGTCCTGATCTACCAGACCTAGTTGTATTTCTGATTTCAGAATTCAAACAGTCATATTCTTTTCCCACAGAACTACCCAAATTATCTCTGTTCATGTTTATATCAAGATCGTTTTCAATTACCAATTTACCATTTGTAGCCTTAGATTGATTAGCATCACCTATCTTCTCAGGATTCTTTTCATCAGAACTCAAAGTTCCAGCATTGGACTTAATATCGACATCAGAAGAATCACTCAACTCCATAACTCCCTTTTCCAAGGAATTTTGCAATTCTGCAGATACTCCAGCAATCCGAGTTTCTTCTAACTTTTGCGATGAAGTATCTGTGtccctatttttattttttgctgcAATTCGTATAATCAAGAATTACACAACAaatatagaagaaaaaaaaaagttgatgccgaaaataaaatttatgctccataaatagttatgttatgcatAGTCAAACAGTAAGGATTCTGTACATTGATTTCTTCAGATTTCATACGTCTTAGCATCAATTAATAGGGATTAGAGCAAACTGGACAAAAAAATAATCATACATTTCTCTATCAATAACGAGGTATACCCATTAGAGAACAAAATTCCTCCAAGTTAAGCATGATGCACAATTAGATTGCTTAAATTGTAAAAACTTAGAAAGGCAATAATCATTAATCACAAAAATACAACGTAACAACACAAAGGAGAAAACTAACTccgaaaattttaaatttccgATTATGTAAgaactataatatttttaatttgacaaATCAAAGTTTTCCCAACATTCTCATTAACCAAACAAGACAGCATAATAGACAATAGGAAGAAAATGGAATTAAGATACAGGTGTAGGCTAAGTGAATCAAAGGATAGTTTCAATTCTCTTGAAAATACCAGTATAAGTGAAGACCCAATTCTAAATGATACAGATAAAAACACCCATAAGCAATCAGAAAATTGAGCAAAACTGTACCTCGAAGAACAGCACCACAACCACCACATTGATAAACAGAGTAATCGGCGAGCTCCGGAAGAAGGTTTTCACACTTTGGACAACGTACGAGCCTCACTTTCGTGGAATCCGCCATTATATACACATTCAAATAAACAGCGACCTTTCAAAGATTTTTAAGGCCGCccaaaaccaaaaccaaaaccaaaacCGTCCTTTTGAAGCTTACATTAAAGAGATAGAGTTACTTCTAAACCAGAAgagcaacaaaagaaagcaaagaaaaatgaaaaaggatGAGATCACCGAGTGAGGAATAGCTGAAGCTTAAGTTCCTACTAAGAAGATGAAAGCTCGAATAGCACAGAAGAAGCAATTTTGTGTGGAGAAAGGGAGTTTCTCTATTATTTAATGTGATAGTTTTCTCCGCATCCAAACAGGTAAAGGTAAAACTAAGAAGGCAATAATCTCGGGAGAAACCTAGAATTGGTTTAAGAGTCTGAAATTCTATTCGAGGATAATTTAGCTCTGAGAAATCTGAGTTTATACTCTTTTTTTTCTCTGTCCATCTGGAAAGAGGGATGCCGTGGAACGTTTTCCAATGTTGAACTAACAATACCTCACGGGAAAATTGCAAAACCTTCAATACGGTGTCGCTTTAGAAGGACCAGTCTGATCAACGACAGCAGATGTCGTCTTTGGAGAATCCCGGCTTTAAAGCGAAAAAGGAAAGTAAATCGACAACCTTTTGCAGGACACGGCCAAGAACACTCCGTTTTTTTCTTCTTACACTCCGATTTTCCTGTTGGCATGTGAGTGGAAGTAGCAGAAATTAGACTCTTAACTCTGAAGGCACTCTCCTCCAGTCTCCAGTCTCCAGTCTCCAGTCTTCTACGCTTTTTTTTTCCATCTTCTTTAACTTTATTctgtctttatttttaaaattaattttttggagaaaatattaaaatatcgaTTTTTGTGGTAGCGACTAATGAGAAAAAAGAAGAGATTTGGCCGTTGTGAAAAGGAGTGAAAAGAAAAAGGTCGagttaaataaaagaaaatttaaaaggaaaagagagagagagagagagagaatactGACAAAAGTAAAGTAGTATGTGATTGGGTGGTGATGACTGATGACTAGACTAGtctgtaagaaaataaaaatagatgatTCGAGAGAGTGGTGGGGCACGTAGACCCCACAAAACTATCTGCTTATTACTGTTTCTAATTCTGAAAACTGCGTCACTGCGTCTGCCAGCAGTATTCCACGTTTTGACTTTTGGAGCTcgcaagaagaaaaaaaacacACCAATACTTCATTGGATGGGAAAACTGGGAAGATAATAGTTAAATGTCTCCTAAATCAATGATAAATTTCAAAGCTTGTTACCTAATTTAGTAATAAGTCTTAGATTTTAATTTGCGatattagtttttaattttggcAGTAGTTTTgggattataatttataatagagTGCAACgtataatatttttgttaattttcaTTTTGGCAATGGAACGAGAAAGACCATTGGCTGTTGTTGGAGCAAAACTGAAGGAAAGATATGGCAGAGTCTGGGACATGCATATAAAGCATGTCATCCACAATGAGTGCGTGAAAAGGCTGACCACGTAGTGCACAGATGGAAACCAATAATTCCACTACTTACATTTAGATACGCTATATActtcaaaattaaaatcaattttttttataatttattaaaatttaagaggactaaaattaaaaataaattaatattcgattttatttatatataaaaatgatgTAATAGACAATTCAAATGGAtatataataatgaaaatatactTGACATTAGTTGATGTAAGTTTGGTTgacaaaaaaagaagaaggaagtGATGGAAGGAATATATTCTCCTTTGTGGCTCCACTCCACCTAATCTGAATACAGatcagattaattaataaataattacttaattgtttttttttccctATGGAAATCAATGTTTCTCATTCCATCTTTTCTTAAGATATCAACCCTCAATATTGAGGTTGAgagtaaaaaaaattcaagatgTCAGCCTCGGTTAGCCCTTGTttgatattcaaaattttataataatttaatttaattattataggaatctatatttattataaaattattgtaaagTCGCTTGTGTTTTTAAGACGTTTgagatattttagtatttttttagaatttaaataattaataaattttgaaattaaataatgaattttttaattatcataataaattaaattcgatTATCAAACCCACTAAATACTACTAATCATAGATGGATAGACAAATTAAAAACGACAGAAACTGATAAAAAAAGCTTGGTAGGTGAGCTCCAATGGTAAGAGCTAGGTCATTTATTGTATGACAAGCACCATTAACAAATTTGTGAAAGCTATTGATCTTGATATTCGGCAGCTCTTTATTAGGAGTCTCTTTTCTAAACAAATTGCTTTCTGTGATTTTACATCTCTTAAATGCAATTTGTTTTGTTACATCATCCTTCCATATTTTGATGATAATGGAGAAATGCTAATTTGCTGTCAAAATTTTAGTTGAAGACTGTATCAATTCTATATACTATCTCCCTAtggaaataaaattaatattattttaaaatttttaaaataacaaataatatacaataaaaaaattttaaaacgatAATTATTATAACACGAAAGTAATATATATCATTTTTTTCTTATGGGtgcaaatatttatttttcaaaattcatttattaattattctctATTAATAAAAGCTAACTGAAAATGATGCATTAAACaaattaacttattaaaaaaattatatatttctctattcattttttattattttaaaaaaaaattacgtgATTCGAATGTGGTGTCTTGTGCTTCAACGACAGTTAGATGCAAGTCTATTAGTATGTCCGATTTGTTTAGTGTGGAAGTGAGACTATAATGCATAGTTTAATTCAATATTATTTTGCTTAAGAAGTTTGGATGCAAACGGATATAAAATGGCAGTATTCATGTGTTAATTCATTGATGGATTAGTTGTTATCTGTATTTGTTTCAGTCTGTCTATGttaataaatacaaattaatacTCATGGTTTGTTGGACATTGTGAATTAATAGGAACTCTACAAAATTGGACTGTTGTTTCTTTCTTAGCGACTGCTGCTACTGCTTCTTTTTTAGCTACTGTTATTGCACCAAGTTCAAACCATCTACGTTCATGGCAACGGTAACTAGAAGAATAGATGAAGGTCAATGTGAATGCATCTACCGGTTCGAGTATGAGTTTTGTGGGTTTAGGTGCTGTTGTAAGTGACTCATATAGGGAGTTTGTGGCGGCTAAAGTCTGGCGTTATCCAAGTTTCTTCTCAGCaaaaaattgtaatacccggctagagtccggcaccagaatgccttggttcagaaaagagttttttattttcacagaaaatgtatgatcatgtatgagtattCAAGGTACACATAGagtttagcaggcttgctaccgGTTCTttcggccttaagccgacctgaatcctatcgccggtgacggtccattttggggtcgttacaaaaatgCAGAAACTGTAGgcattattgaaattttaagttGGATAAAGAGTAAAGGTTGGCAGCGGGTTCTGATTGAATCGGATGCTCTTTCAGTTgttcaaataattaattcatcAGAGTTTACCCTTAGATCATCATTTGAATTGATTGTTAGTAATTGTAAATTTCTTTTAAGTGAGATCGTTGATACTAAATGTTGTTTTAACTGTAGGTCTCGAATGTAGTTGCCCATTTATTAATAATGGGTACCCATCGAGTTTGTTATGTTAATCTACTTTTTTTTATTGTGACttttttaatacaataataAAACCACAaatgttttctttcaaaaaaaataaatcaatatacTATAATGAAAtacttttcatttatttttcaatttcaatttttatcattaatctatcaataaaaaaattaaaagaaaacaaataattctgatattttgaattgaaaattttataaaatttttaaacaaataattctgaaattttgaattgaaaattttataaaatttttataaaaatttaattcacttttattaatgttttgtttataatgaaatgattcctttcttttttaatttataaaatttttaattcttaaaatttaaaattatgcataattttataataattatttaaaatttttactcaCAAAATAATCATGTCAAGCCTATGGTATAAGATAGATTTTAAGAAAATGCATGACAATTTATTGtatctaataaaaataagagtataattcaagaaaagaaaaaaaatactatttaatatttatagtataaaaaaatttattagttgatgagagatattttaaaaagtctattccattaatcgttaaatattataaaagaagtctagtctaaaatgtttttaatatgaaaagattaattagtaattttttttaaaatgtaagaaatagtaaaatatttaacaacaAAACTAATAGAAAgactatataataaaattttaaaaaatcagaacattttaatatattttttcgaaatgatgaactaattaataatattttttcataatataaggattaaacataattttttcttaataattttaaggATATGCAATTTgaaaaaatcatttataaaaagttataaataaaagtCAGAAAGCAACTAacctttttttattatatatatatcctaatttgattaattacttaatatgagattgtttattaattaattattaatattttccaGTCTTGATCTCACTTTAATATCTCACTCTTTTTCTAATATGGTctttttttactaataaatattaaaatgaaaagttcgctattctttttaaattaagaatttcCACGTTATatgcaaataaaattatatatgtggttataaaaaataaaaaaatcttatgaGCCAAAGCAAGGAAGTGAAAAACATGttttgtataatttatttacattgttttgagaattttttaataaaatagataTTGATATTCTGAATTCCATAAAATAGGTTTTTACAATGGTTTTGTTCCGGCCTGAGAGGAGGGGACTtctttccttttattcttttcctttgcTTGCCAGTGATGTCTAACGGTCTCACTGCCATTGGGTCACCTGTCTCTGTTATTCAGATACGAACGTACGAAAATATCATACACTTGCTCTATGCGTAACGGTCATTTAATTCCCCCGTATGCGTGTAAGCAAGCCTACTGGATATATGGGCCGGTTATCTCTTCTCCTACGGGTCCTCTATACCGGGCATGAGGTAAAGAGACTGACCCTAGGGAGATCCGACCTCGAGGCCGGATGATCAAGATCCAGCCTCATGGTTGAGTGACCCGAGCTGACTCGTTGAAAGAGCCTTTTAACCTTTTAATTAGTGTTGTCGTTATGGACCTGACTTTATACCATACTGAGAAAACCCATATGATATTTAtctttcaaaatttataaagaGATTCACATATGTATGAGCATATGCATCTAATAATTTCTTGACAATATATAATTACAAAATTGTTTGAATTATTATTGAAATCATtggtaagaaaaaaaattaaaaaaatatttcctttttttgttttaattagcCATCAACCTCACCTTGCTCCATAAGATATCTGCGTATTTCTAGAATTTGGAAAACCTAACAAAATTCTAACCATCATCATCAACAAAAGCAATACATGTATATACATAAATGAAATGCAGATATGCACTTACAACGTGAGAGTTGTTGGTTGAAGAAATTGAAGAACAAGGTTAAATTTTGTACGAAAGGATAGATAGATCCAGAACAGACATTCTTAAAGCCAACCAATAATACAAAAATCAGTTACATATAATCTTAATCTTACTGATCATTTACCTGTTTTTATCTCGTGTTTTCTATTAATTCACGTCTCTGCATCCTTCACAAATCACAAACCAGACATTTTATGGAACCCACAGAGCAGTGTTCCAGCTTTCACCTTCTTCTCTCCAACTCCATTCTTGCTTTTCCTCCTCCACAATCTTTGCTTAACAAATTCACTCAAAGCGTTAACCATGGAAGATCGAACATGGGTATTATTCGATGCATCAGAAGCTGCACAAAGTTTCATGGACGGCCGTTTTCTTGATCCTCCAAGAGATGGCAGAATCATGAGATGGCGATCAATGTGATGGCTGAGAGACACCAACTCATAAGAATCATATAATGGACTGCCTAAGTCCCATATGGGTATGGTTTTCTCATCATTTTCTAGGGATTCTGACGTTTTCTTCATGGGAATCCGCAGGTCTTTTGTTTGGTTTCGCGGAAAACGTAGAACTAGAAGAATAGACTGCTGACAAATTAATTAAACTTGCATTGTGAGACTTAGCACAGAGATTCTGATGATTTTATGCAATGGATACAGTTTTGAGGTTCCGAAAATGCCCCTACAAACCAGAGGGGAATATGCGAATTACAGGGGTAGTATTGTCATTTAGGACATAAACTTGAGGTAGGTGCCTAGAAAAAACCAATAATTGGCTCGAGTTGGGCGAAGAAAATGACAGATCTGCTGATTTAAAAATTGGCTTCTACAACCAAACCCAATTATTATAATGCTATAGGATTAGCTACGCACTTTAATTGCGTAATCAGCTTATTAaggttttttatataaattattattttttaaaaaataatttaattaaataagagaaagtaaattattttcttttataaaaaatatttttaattttttaaaaaattaaataaaaatatcaaccaAATATAAACTCGTGACAGCaaacaaatattaatattagttGAATAAATGTGAAAATTAAGAAATATGAAGCAGGCTTTAGTTGACGGCCCGCCTTGTAGATCCTCATTCTGTAGCACAAAAATGTAGAAGCTTTCCCGTGGACTAGGCTTTTCCTTTATCGACTCTAGCTTCCTTTGGATAGGGCTTAATTGATTTATACCTCTAAGATCCATGCAGGAATCACCCGTTATTGGATCAAACAATAATGAAGTGATGACTCCATAGCCTATAACATCGAACAAAGCTACTCTGTAGAAGATGAGAAGAAAGGGAGGTGATAAGATTTATGTCCTCTGTGTTGGATAGGGCTGAGTTTGGTGGCGATGAGAAGGGGAGTGAAAGCTACGGCGTTTTGGCTTTTTCTTGTTCTTGTGTTGCATTAGCGAATGGAAGATCATAGGTTGTGTTTAATGAAGTGGTGGTGTTTAGTGGGTTTCATAGCTCACGACGAGTAAGCATGGAGAGGAACATGCTTTAACATTGAGCGTTAATGGCTGGATCTGCGTGGCCATCACGTGATAGAGACAGGAGAAGAAATGGATGGTTTTTGGTAGTGGCATGTGCCAGGTCCCagacttttaattttaagaggTAAATAAATCtcctactttttattttttcagtctaataaaaaaatttaacaatt
The sequence above is a segment of the Manihot esculenta cultivar AM560-2 chromosome 5, M.esculenta_v8, whole genome shotgun sequence genome. Coding sequences within it:
- the LOC110614567 gene encoding protein ENHANCED DISEASE RESISTANCE 4 isoform X2; the protein is MADSTKVRLVRCPKCENLLPELADYSVYQCGGCGAVLRAKNKNRDTDTSSQKLEETRIAGVSAELQNSLEKGVMELSDSSDVDIKSNAGTLSSDEKNPEKIGDANQSKATNGKLVIENDLDINMNRDNLGSSVGKEYDCLNSEIRNTTRSGRSGQMSGWERGESGEMEGHQRVMRTEVEGVRFSTSNYSDEGPSNYNLESSYGNGEPLGNHDDHVGANKVQHLKKDRAELLRKLDELKEQLSRSYDVADKTKEKLPINGRMAPPDSYADSDTWFPAASSMPDRASMQFFAPDKHAARPPYFQHRPDPFPYTNAHEVAMHSFHPSMEKSNQIPGFGDTFVPKRASHQLSGQYQQPSCQYFSRHIFDANPDPFEPYTSNATFRQPSCSCFHCYERYQGVSAPVPPIPFCNKRFPDVSNNPMLYQRENLGAFGPHVHNSRTTVPPLDFRGPQSHTRWPSDHNSEIGGFARYRPRRVVLASGGRCYRPIIGGAPFFTCFNCFELLQVPKKALLLGKNQQMIRCGACSTVINFAIVNKKLVLSVNTEVTQIATEDDDSFTEMLKENTSYSHGRMSRINANFSSDDYDDSGYDFQAVDTDPIALLTGQGFNSMNHQEMNNFHTSSPSTCEDDTSPDASITPRDVINSVQRPVKDGLSPPLPGSPLQQHFDYSTNNNVVNRLGKGNRSSRSDQEKVVTNKNTARQNSMKEASLATEIEVPFHEYSNTVVSQDSGDANREDSHLKINKGGESFFANIIKKSFKDFSRSNQTDERGRSNVSVNGHPIPDRIVKKAEKLAGPIHPGQYWYDYRAGFWGVIGGPCLGIIPMSFCFSLLLKNSIIQCLKIALVGILVFLLMVENFTKKISICLLVEDSQLIETDLTSLRSLEECWMKTLVKSWIALGSLLLQLRR
- the LOC110614567 gene encoding protein ENHANCED DISEASE RESISTANCE 4 isoform X1; the protein is MADSTKVRLVRCPKCENLLPELADYSVYQCGGCGAVLRAKNKNRDTDTSSQKLEETRIAGVSAELQNSLEKGVMELSDSSDVDIKSNAGTLSSDEKNPEKIGDANQSKATNGKLVIENDLDINMNRDNLGSSVGKEYDCLNSEIRNTTRSGRSGQMSGWERGESGEMEGHQRVMRTEVEGVRFSTSNYSDEGPSNYNLESSYGNGEPLGNHDDHVGANKVQHLKKDRAELLRKLDELKEQLSRSYDVADKTKEKLPINGRMAPPDSYADSDTWFPAASSMPDRASMQFFAPDKHAARPPYFQHRPDPFPYTNAHEVAMHSFHPSMEKSNQIPGFGDTFVPKRASHQLSGQYQQPSCQYFSRHIFDANPDPFEPYTSNATFRQPSCSCFHCYERYQGVSAPVPPIPFCNKRFPDVSNNPMLYQRENLGAFGPHVHNSRTTVPPLDFRGPQSHTRWPSDHNSEIGGFARYRPRRVVLASGGRCYRPIIGGAPFFTCFNCFELLQVPKKALLLGKNQQMIRCGACSTVINFAIVNKKLVLSVNTEVTQIATEDDDSFTEMLKENTSYSHGRMSRINANFSSDDYDDSGYDFQAVDTDPIALLTGQGFNSMNHQEMNNFHTSSPSTCEDDTSPDASITPRDVINSVQRPVKDGLSPPLPGSPLQQHFDYSTNNNVVNRLGKGNRSSRSDQEKVVTNKNTARQNSMKEASLATEIEVPFHEYSNTVVSQDSGDANREDSHLKINKGGESFFANIIKKSFKDFSRSNQTDERGRSNVSVNGHPIPDRIVKKAEKLAGPIHPGQYWYDYRAGFWGVIGGPCLGIIPPFIEEFNYSMPENCAGGNTGVFVNGRELHQKDFNLLTGRGLPTDRDRSYIIEISGRVLDEDTGEELDCLGKLAPTVEKVKHGFGMKVPKAAA